In a single window of the Fusarium falciforme chromosome 3, complete sequence genome:
- a CDS encoding ENDO3c domain-containing protein gives MTTRTLRKRAAASTTDKSLPKRQKTKVAGPPNDEAEELPHNLGPVRPSRRNHQADATSTKVADGIVGHVKLENGSPEAKPLVGLMVKPPSTDGEVVTRRSLRPRRSAAKPSYLESDDELETKKPAKRSSRQSAVKSEVKDEYEDAEVVPEIPARKPVKKTKNNPYGLTPGITPFPEWTAPSAAECEEVYRRLSSIHGEAKAPDKIPAPSLEVSGCGEVPSVLDALIRTRLSANTSNRNSSAAFRGLVSTFGTVDEGIGKGSVDWNKVRTAPLTTIVEAIKTGGLAQVKGKDIKAILELVHEENVKRRDAFIQEKKSGKVSGIVKADGKTQGQKDLEILKTEQDILSLDHIHGMHPDEAMQTLTKFPGIGVKTASCVILFCLQQPSFAVDTHVHRLAGWLKWMPPKATRDQTFSHLEVRIPNHLKYGLHKLFVQHGRSCIRCRANTSEGSEEWNNEECPLEGLVERAGKRQHAAAKKKQIKDEDSD, from the coding sequence ATGACAACACGTACACTACGGAAGCGGGCGGCCGCAAGCACCACGGACAAATCATTGCCCAAACGACAGAAGACCAAGGTTGCTGGCCCGCCCAACGACGAAGCAGAGGAGTTGCCACACAATCTGGGCCCTGTCCGTCCATCCCGAAGGAACCACCAAGCGGATGCCACGTCAACAAAGGTCGCGGATGGGATAGTTGGACACGTCAAACTTGAGAATGGCTCCCCCGAGGCCAAACCACTGGTTGGCCTTATGGTCAAGCCGCCATCCACAGATGGAGAAGTGGTGACTCGAAGATCATTGCGACCGAGGCGATCCGCTGCTAAGCCGTCGTATCTCGAGTcggatgatgagcttgagacGAAAAAACCCGCCAAAAGATCAAGCAGACAATCAGCCGTGAAGAGTGAGGTGAAAGATGAATatgaggatgccgaggtgGTGCCAGAGATTCCAGCTCGAAAACCTGTCAAAAAGACCAAGAATAATCCTTATGGACTCACACCTGGCATCACCCCCTTTCCCGAATGGACGGCCCCTTCAGCAGCAGAGTGCGAAGAAGTCTATCGCAGACTTTCTTCCATCCATGGTGAAGCAAAGGCCCCTGACAAGATACCGGCACCGTCGTTGGAGGTGTCAGGATGTGGAGAGGTTCCTTCGGTTCTCGATGCTCTGATCCGGACTCGTCTCAGCGCAAACACCTCCAACCGAAACTCGAGTGCTGCTTTCAGAGGGCTAGTGAGCACTTTTGGTACTGTCGACGAAGGAATTGGTAAAGGAAGCGTTGACTGGAATAAGGTCAGAACAGCTCCCTTGACAACCATTGTCGAAGCGATCAAAACAGGTGGTTTGGCGCAGGTCAAGGGAAAAGACATCAAAGCAATATTGGAGTTGGTTCATGAGGAGAATGTGAAGCGACGAGATGCTTTCATTCAGGAGAAGAAGTCAGGCAAGGTATCTGGGATTGTCAAGGCTGATGGCAAGACCCAAGGTCAGAAGGACCTAGAGATCTTGAAGACGGAACAGGACATCCTCTCACTGGACCACATTCACGGGATGCATCCCGACGAAGCGATGCAGACATTGACCAAGTTTCCCGGCATCGGCGTCAAGACAGCATCATGCGTCATCCTGTTCTGTCTCCAGCAGCCCAGCTTTGCCGTCGACACACACGTCCACCGGCTTGCTGGGTGGCTGAAGTGGATGCCGCCCAAAGCTACACGGGACCAGACGTTTAGCCATCTGGAAGTGCGAATACCGAATCATCTTAAGTACGGGCTGCATAAGCTCTTTGTTCAGCATGGGCGAAGCTGCATACGATGCAGAGCTAACACAAGTGAGGGGAGTGAGGAGTGGAACAATGAAGAGTGCCCCCTGGAAGGACTCGTCGAGAGAGCGGGGAAGAGACAACACGCAGCGGCAAAGAAGAAACagatcaaggatgaggataGCGACTGA
- a CDS encoding PKS-ER domain-containing protein, protein MASATFKQYWLPEKKGFDCLTLRHVPKEPPKFGQILVRIKAVSLNWRDGVLAIGTYPFPGPDAVVPGSDGAGIVEEIGEGVTGWKVGDRVLANFTQDHIAGRLTREIGLTQLGGETQGLLGEYFIFPQTGVVRIPEYLSFEEASCLPCAALTAWNALYGLTPLRPGQTVLLQGTGGVSTFALQIAHAAGAKTIVTSSSDEKLEKAKLLGATHVVNYRKTPDWAAEAMKITNGKGVDYIIEVGGTLTLQASFDAIGFNGQINCIGHITNPDPLGAGKELRGPDAAFLALDRLCVVRGVVVGSREQLQDMLACFEAKSIRPVIDRVFSFEETRAAYDYLWSSTHTGKVVIRIP, encoded by the exons ATGGCATCAGCAACCTTCAAACAGTACTGGCTCCCTGAGAAAAAGGGATTCGATTGCCTGACCCTTCGCCATGTTCCTAAGGAACCTCCCAAGTTTGGCCAAATATTGGTCCGAATCAAGGCTGTTTCTCTAAACTGGAGGGATGGAGTCTTGGCGATTGGGACATATCCTTTCCCTGGGCCGGATGCAGTGGTTCCCGGGAGTGATGGTGCCG GAATTGTCGAAGAGATTGGAGAGGGAGTAACTGGATGGAAGGTCGGGGATCGAGTTTTGGCCAACTTCACCCAGGATCATATTGCCGGCCGGCTGACACGCGAGATCGGCCTTACTCAACTGGGAGGCGAGACCCAGGGTCTTCTGGGTGAATACTTCATCTTTCCCCAGACCGGCGTCGTCAGGATCCCGGAATATCTCTCCTTTGAAGAAGCATCTTGCCTTCCTTGCGCTGCACTGACCGCATGGAACGCCTTGTATGGCCTCACGCCGCTCCGGCCCGGCCAGACGGTTCTGCTTCAAGGCACCGGTGGAGTTTCGACTTTTGCGCTGCAGATTGCCCATGCTGCAGGGGCAAAGACCATTGTCACGTCTTCGTCTGACGAGAAGctggaaaaggccaagctTCTGGGCGCAACGCACGTTGTCAATTATAGGAAGACACCTGACTGGGCGGCGGAGGCCATGAAAATCACCAACGGCAAGGGCGTTGACTACATTATCGAGGTTGGCGGAACTTTGACGCTTCAAGCATCTTTTGATGCCATCGGGTTTAATGGACAGATCAACTGTATTGGCCATATCACCAACCCGGACCCGTTAGGGGCCGGCAAGGAGCTTCGAGGCCCGGATGCAGCGTTCCTCGCGCTCGACAGACTTTGTGTCGTCCGTGGCGTAGTTGTTGGTTCTCGAGAGCAGCTTCAAGACATGTTGGCTTGCTTCGAGGCCAAGTCAATCCGGCCTGTCATTGACCGGGTCTTCTCGTTTGAGGAGACCAGGGCGGCGTATGACTACCTCTGGAGCTCAACCCACACGGGCAAGGTTGTCATCCGCATCCCTTAG
- a CDS encoding Ribosomal RNA-processing protein 40: protein MATEAIFVLPGDNIDPSHIPSHPKKPLRLGPGLRHVPPNDIVPTIAGQLVTDRQKNAIRVENARGRYNPRVGELVIGTVQRSAAEIFYVTLSDYTAPALLPQLSFEGATKKTRPQLVPGALVYARVALANRHMDPEIECVSSSTGKADGLGPLTGGMLFNVSLGMARRLMMPKSVQEGRIAVLEELGAAGLQFETATGRNGKFWVDSESTKTVIAVGRAVQETDEKRLDVEDQKKLVRKIIKELS from the exons ATGGCCACTGAAGCTATATTCGTGCTGCCAGGCGACAACATTGATCCGTCTCACATCCCCTCACATCCCAAGAAGCCTCTCCGTCTTGGCCCCGGCTTGCGCCATGTTCCGCCCAACGACATCGTTCCTACAATCGCCGGCCAGCTTGTCACAGACCGACAGAAGAATGCAATTCGTGTAGAGAATGCTCGAGGAAGG TACAACCCCCGTGTCGGTGAACTCGTCATCGGAACCGTCCAGCGCAGCGCCGCAGAGATCTTCTACGTAACCCTCTCCGACTACACCGCTCCCGCTCTCCTCCCGCAGCTCTCTTTCGAAGGCGCCACAAAAAAGACCCGTCCCCAGCTCGTCCCTGGTGCTCTCGTCTACGCGCGCGTCGCTCTCGCCAACCGCCACATGGACCCAGAAATTGAATGTGTGTCGTCTTCAACGGGCAAGGCTGACGGGCTGGGACCTCTAACTGGCGGTATGCTCTTCAACGTGTCACTCGGAATGGCTCGACGCCTCATGATGCCAAAGAGTGTGCAAGAAGGCCGCATCGCGGTCTTGGAGGAGCTGGGCGCTGCAGGGTTACAGTTTGAGACAGCAACAGGACGGAATGGCAAGTTTTGGGTCGACAGTGAAAGCACAAAGACGGTTATCGCAGTGGGCAGAGCAGTACAAGAGACggacgagaagaggttaGACGTGGAAGATCAAAAGAAGCTTGTCAGgaagatcatcaaggagtTGAGTTAG
- a CDS encoding C2 NT-type domain-containing protein, producing MDFLKPQVGKARKPKFELHLKIYDLNNVPLVSGQSFIKWNLAHSMNAEHRGRTAKCPIANHRVDYSFVTLVPSIRISIDRNNNLAECPIEFEVIQEFGISEKMTLGVVRLNLSEYVEESEAFGKDVASPGRMRSGSIGVSPTRSATGRPRRDSDVVEDGIVRRYLMQDSKVNSTLKIGILMVQVDGERSYVAPPLKTAPVFGGIGGIMGESVEDDAGPVPSISKSRDTAELHDLYRSVLAASWCRQPSELSAEEVIEDIFSGGNGWKTKPQNASPDTDGDDDYDDDLDHRDTLRPRDARRVTHLNVHHHHGTSPTTASSPTHAQPNHGPAGSSHRRSSSNSSDRSFSTVTVTPANRRKGVRIHELDHSRSLASMASTMSLSSDVLREVGFKGTREVREDDVRSDLVAWRMPGDPQVM from the exons ATGGACTTTCTCAAACCTCAAGTTGGCAAGGCTCGAAAG CCTAAATTTGAGCTTCATCTCAAG ATCTACGACCTCAACAATGTCCCTCTCGTCTCGGGACAGTCCTTCATCAAATGGAACCTCGCCCACTCCATGAACGCCGAGCACCGCGGCCGCACCGCAAAGTGCCCCATCGCCAACCACAGGGTCGACTACAGCTTCGTCACTCTCGTGCCCTCTATCCGCATCTCCATAGACCGTAACAACAACCTCGCCGAGTGTCCCATCGAGTTCGAGGTGATCCAGGAGTTTGGCATCTCCGAGAAGATGACCCTTGGCGTCGTCCGCCTCAACCTCAGCGAGTACGTCGAGGAGAGTGAAGCTTTTGGCAAGGATGTTGCGTCGCCTGGTCGCATGCGCAGCGGCAGTATTGGTGTCAGCCCAACTAGGAGCGCGACAGGGCGTCCCCGCCGCGATTCAGATGTCGTCGAAGATGGCATCGTGAGGAGGTATCTCATGCAGGACAGCAAGGTCAACAGTACCTTGAAGATCGGCATTCTTATGGTCCAAGTCGATGGAGAGCGCAGCTACGTTGCTCCTCCTCTCAAGACGGCCCCCGTGTTTGGCGGTATCGGCGGCATCATGGGCGAGTCAGTAGAGGACGACGCCGGAC CTGTCCCCAGCATTTCAAAGTCACGAGATACCGCTGAGCTTCATGATCTCTACCGCAGCGTCCTCGCCGCCTCATGGTGCCGTCAGCCCTCGGAGCTGTCGGCTGAGGAAGTCATTGAGGATATATTCAGTGGCGGTAATGGCTGGAAGACCAAACCCCAAAACGCCTCACCAGACacagatggtgatgatgattaTGACGACGATTTGGACCACCGCGATACTCTTCGTCCTCGTGATGCCCGTCGTGTAACTCACCTCAACGtacatcaccaccacggcACATCTCCCACCACGGCCTCCTCACCAACACACGCTCAGCCTAATCACGGCCCAGCCGGCTCCTCCCATCGGCGTTCGTCCAGCAACTCGAGTGATAGAAGCTTCTCGACTGTCACTGTGACGCCTGCCAACCGGCGCAAGGGGGTGCGCATCCACGAGCTTGACCACTCTCGCAGCCTCGCAAGCATGGCCTCCACCATGTCGCTCAGCAGCGACGTCCTCCGCGAAGTGGGATTTAAGGGGACCCGTGAGGTGAGGGAGGATGACGTTCGAAGCGACCTCGTCGCCTGGAGGATGCCGGGCGACCCGCAGGTCATGTAG